TGGACCTGCTGGAGTCGCGCACCGGCAAGGCGGTGCGCACCGCGCTTGCCGAGGCGGGGATCGACTGGGCCACCGCGGAGGCCGACGGCATGCTGGTGCATCTCGCCGGCACCGCCCCCGACGAGGCGGCGCGGTTCCACGCGCTTTCGGCGGCCGGGGCGGTGGTCGACGCGGCCCATGTGCTCGACGGGATCGAGGTCGAGCCGCCCAACGCGCTGTCCCCGCCCGAGTTCGGGGTGGAGCTGCTGCGCAACGACGGCGGCATCTCGGTCATCGGGCTGCTGCCCGAGGCCACCGACCGCGACGCGCTGGCCCGCACCCTGTCGCGCATCGCCGGGCGTAAGACCGTCACCGACATGCTGGACAGCGCCAGTCACCCGGCCCCGGACGGGTGGGAAGCCGCGCTCGACTTCGGGCTGGAGGCGCTCGAACGTCTGGAGAGCGCCAAGGTCTCGATCGCGCCCGGCCGCGTGGCGATCAACGCGATCTCGGACAGCGCGGCCCGGAAGGCGCGGCTGGAACGCGATCTTGCCGCCGCGGCGCCCGAGGGGCTGGAACTCGCCCTCGACATTTCCGCGCCCCGGCCGATGATCGCGCCGTTCACCCTGCGCTTCCTGCTGGACGACGGCGGCGCCCGTTTCGACGCCTGCGCCACCGACAGCGCGGTCGCGACCGAGGCGATTCTCGACGCCGCCCGGCAGGTCGGCTATGTCGGCACGCCCGACTGCCTGCTGGGCCTCGGCGTGCCCGATCCGGGCTGGGGGCAGGCGGTGGCCGAGGGGATCGCGGCGCTCGGCCGGATCGGCGGCGGGGCGCTGACCTTCTCGGACGGCGACGTGACGCTGGTGGCCCGGACCGGCAGCGACCGGGCGCGGTTCGACAAGGCCGTCGCCGATTTCGAGGCCGCGCTGCCGGCGCCGTTCGACCTGCACGCGGTCCTTGCCGAACCGGTCAAGGTGGATGGAAGCGGCGGCGAGGACGGTCCCGCCGAGTTCGTCGCCACCCTCAGCCCCGAGGGCCTGGTCCAGTTGCGCGGTCGGGTGCCCGACGCGCTGGCGCTGGCGGCGGCCGAAAGCTATGCGCGGTCGCGCTTCGGCCGCGAGCGCATCCACGCGGCGATGCGCATCGACCCGGCATTGCCCGAGGGCTGGCCGCTGCGCATGCTGGCCGGGCTCGAGGCGCTTTCGCAGCTGCGCAACGGGTCGGTGATCGTGCAGGCCGGCTTCGTGAAACTCAGCGGGCTCACGATGGACGACACCGCGAAGGCGCGAATCGCGCGCACGCTTTCGGACCGGCTGGGGGACGCGCAGGATTTCCAGCTGGAGATCACCTATCGGGCGCCGCCGGCGGTGCCCGACAACCGGCCCTCGCCCGCGCAATGCGTGGCCCGGATCGGCGAGATCCTCGCCAAGGAGAAGATCACCTTCGCGCCCGGCTCGACGGACATCGAGGGGTCGGCGGTGCGGGTGGTCGACCGGATCGCCGACGTGCTGCGCGGCTGCCCCGGCGCACGGATCGAGATCGGCGGGCACACCGACAGCCAGGGCGGCGAGGAAATGAACGCCTCGCTCAGCCAGCGCCGGGCAGAGGCGGTGCTGACCGCGCTGATGGCGCGGCGCGTGCTGACCTCGAACCTGACCGCGAAAGGGTATGGCGAAAGCCGGCCGATCGCGGATAACGGAACCGAGGACGGCCGCGAGGCGAACCGACGGATCGAGTTCCGCCTGATCCCGGCGGAGGATACGGACGCAAGCGAACAACCCGATCAAGACACCGCGACGGCGGGCGACGGAGGAGAGGATGGACAGGACTGAGTTCGTGATCGTTACGGCGCTGGTGTTGTTCGCGGCGTTCCTCCTGGGATGGGCCGCCTCCTGGCTG
This genomic window from Rhodovulum sp. ES.010 contains:
- a CDS encoding OmpA family protein, giving the protein MTHLAYRLLTPAVIALAAGLCLIAALAAVDLLESRTGKAVRTALAEAGIDWATAEADGMLVHLAGTAPDEAARFHALSAAGAVVDAAHVLDGIEVEPPNALSPPEFGVELLRNDGGISVIGLLPEATDRDALARTLSRIAGRKTVTDMLDSASHPAPDGWEAALDFGLEALERLESAKVSIAPGRVAINAISDSAARKARLERDLAAAAPEGLELALDISAPRPMIAPFTLRFLLDDGGARFDACATDSAVATEAILDAARQVGYVGTPDCLLGLGVPDPGWGQAVAEGIAALGRIGGGALTFSDGDVTLVARTGSDRARFDKAVADFEAALPAPFDLHAVLAEPVKVDGSGGEDGPAEFVATLSPEGLVQLRGRVPDALALAAAESYARSRFGRERIHAAMRIDPALPEGWPLRMLAGLEALSQLRNGSVIVQAGFVKLSGLTMDDTAKARIARTLSDRLGDAQDFQLEITYRAPPAVPDNRPSPAQCVARIGEILAKEKITFAPGSTDIEGSAVRVVDRIADVLRGCPGARIEIGGHTDSQGGEEMNASLSQRRAEAVLTALMARRVLTSNLTAKGYGESRPIADNGTEDGREANRRIEFRLIPAEDTDASEQPDQDTATAGDGGEDGQD